The genomic stretch CTGTACCGATTGCAGTGTAGTACTCATCGCCCAACAGATTAGATCCTCCCAGTTTGAAAATAGATTTAATGGATGGTACGGAGTAGTTGACCTGAGCATCCAAAACGGTATATGCCGGAATATCGCCATCTGCAAAAGAGGCTTCCCAGAAGTAACTATCACTCCAGCGGTAGTTTACGTTGAAACCAAAATTTTTGAAAAGTGCCGCATTACCAAATGAGGCTTTTACCTTGTGCTTTGGTGTGTTAAAATTGGTCCTAAGGTCGGGATATCTACCTTCATCAATATCCAATTCGGCAAAGGTATAGTTTACACCCAAATCAAAGTTTCCAAGTTTGGTATCCACTCCAAGAGTAGCTCCGTAGGAATTGATATCTGCTTCGGAATTGGTGTACGTTTGGTATGCTTGAACATCTCCATTCTGAAGTGCGGACAATGACAAACTTCCATCACCCACGGTACCATAAAGAGGCACAATGGTAACTTCATTTCCTATGAAATTGGAATAACTGTTATAGTATCCGCTCAAATCAATGGTAAACCTACCCACTTGGGCCCTATACCCGGCCTCGAAAGCAATGATTTCCTCTGGCTGAACAAGACTGGGGTTCGCTTCTTCCAAAACTGAAGGGTCTCCAGTTGCCTGAAATTGACCAATCGAACTCTGTGTGAAAGCATTCTCGTAGGCGGCACGTCCCGTAATCTCAACCGTTGCAGGTTGTCCAGCATCCTGTCCTGGTTGACTAACCCCCAGAGTTCGCACGTCTCTATCCAAGTTATCGGGTGCAGAACCTACCAAAATGGCTCGTCCAGCATCCAATCCAATAAACAAATCTTGAGTGGTCGGGTTACGGAAACCTTGCTGTACGGAAACCCTAAGGTTATGATTTCTTTCCTCACCCAAAGTATAAGCGAAAGATACTCTTGGTGAAAGGAAGCCATCAAAAAATTCATTTTTATCGTAACGTGCCGATCCTGTGAATTTTAAACGGTCGTCCAAAAATTTCTTCTGTACTTGGAGATAGGCTCCGTATTCGTTGTATGTGATGGGACCATCGATATCCGTGAAGATGGTTCCTTGGGAATTCAATTCATACTCCCTGAAAGAACCTCCTACTTGAATGTCGGCCCAATCATCGATCAAGTGGGCAATATTGTAGTTACCGTTCACATGACGGAATTTTGTTTTGTCAATGAACTTTGCACCTGTGGTCAAATCTCCGTCGTTGATCACCTTATTAAAGGCACTCTCAAACTCCGGTGTGCCGGGAATCAATCTCCCTTCATCAGCGACCTCTCTGGCTGCTGCATGAGCTTGGACAGAAGCCTCTTCACGAGGAGTCCCCTGTTGGAAAAGTCCTAAAAACGTTGGTATATAAGTTCCTATATAATCACCAAACCATGACCTCTCTGCTGGGTTATTTGGGTTTGGTGTGTCACGCTTCCAGGCTCTATTTACGTTAATAGCTGCAAAACGGGTATCGTAGGCATCCCCTGAATTTTCGGAGACAATATAACCCCTAATAAAGAAGTTGTCATTTTTGATTTCCAAACGGTGCTGCTGCATGGTAAATCCAGCTACTGCATAACGGTTGGCCCCTTGATAAATGGTGGTACCTCTACCGATCCTACTGTTAAGAATCACTTCCAAATCATCCGCAAAGGGCCTGTAATGCAAGGCAAAGTCAGCCTTAACACTTTCAGCATTATAGTTGGCTAAATCCGCTTCATCATACCCTGTTCTTGAAACTACTGCAGAACCAATGGTTCCACTTGGCAAATCAGCAAAATCATCAAAATTTATTAAATCAGACACCTCATCACCATATACATTCAACCCATCGTATCCTGGATTGGAGCGGTCAGCACCTGGGTTGTTCAAATCCATCCGACTATTGGCGTGCCAATCTTCCCCTGTCAAAACGGAGAGGTTGGCCTTTACCGCTATTTTATCACTAAAGGCATGGGCGGCACGCACACCAAAATCCTTATAAAAATTGCTTCCAGCAGCATCTTGGGTGGTTACCCCACCTTTGGCATAGGCACTTATCCCTTGAAAATCGAAAGGGTTTTTACTGGTCATGAACAAAATACCGTTAAACGCACCTGCTCCATATAATGCAGAAGAAGCTCCCGGCAAAATTTCCACGCTCTGTACATCCAGTTCGGACATACCTACCAAGTTACCCAAAACGAAGTTTAGACCGGGGGCGGTATTGTCCATACCATCCACCAACTGCAAAAATCGGTTGTTGGCAAAAGTGGCAAAACCCCTGGTGTTTATGGACTGGAACGTTAAACTGTTGGTGTTGATGTCCACTCCCTTCAAATTTTGAAGTCCTCCATAAAAAGATTCTGCAGTGGTATTCTTGATTTCCTTTAGACCAAACCGTTCAACCGATACGGGTGATTCAAAAATACGCTCGGGCGTTCTTGAAGCTGAAATCACAATCTCGTCCAACATGGTGTTGGCTTCCGAAAGGGTAATTGTAAGCGTTTGATTGTTTGACGTGACATTTGCTGTAAAATCCGAGAAACCAATACTGGAAAACTGAAGTTGAAATGGGGGTGCTTCATTGGTGTTAAAGGTAAAATTTCCATCAAAGTCCGTAGTGGTTCCTTCTGCTTTCCCTACCAAAACCACATTGGCGCCCGGTATGGGATCATTGTTTTCATCAACTACTTTTCCCTGTACTGTTGTTTGGCCATAGGTTACCAAACTCAAAAGCATTAGGGAAACAAACATAAGTTTTTTCATTTGCTATGGATTAGAGTTAATTTAGTTTATGTGCATGTTAAGTATCAATCGGGAAGATACATTTTTTTTTATTCCAATTATACAAATTTGAAAAAAATTATGCATGCATAATACTTTTTTGGCAAAAATTCCTGCTCAAATGTACGGTTTCAACAAAAAAGGCACTGTTTCCAGCGCCTTTTTGTTTTCTTTCAGATGTTTTGTGGTTTATTCTACCGTTACGGATTTTGCCAAATTTCTAGGCTGATCCACGTTACATCCCCTCATTACCGCTATATGGTACGATAAGAGTTGTAACGGTATGGTTGTGAGCAGTGGCGATAGACTCTCTGAAGTATCCGGGACCTCTATTACGTGGTCCGCCAACTCTTTTACGGTTTCATCCCCCTCGGTCACAACCGCAATGATCTTTCCTTTTCTGGATTTGATTTCCTGAATGTTACTTACCACTTTCTCGTAGTGTCCTTTTCTTGTTGCAATCACGACAACGGGCATTTGCTCATCGATAAGTGCGATGGGGCCATGTTTCATTTCTGCAGCAGGATACCCTTCGGCATGGATATAACTGATTTCCTTCAACTTTAACGCTCCCTCCAAGGCAACGGGGAAGTTATATCCCCTTCCCAAATACAAACAGTTTGATGAATCCTTATAGGTCTGGGATATTTCCTCTACCAAAGGATTGGACAACAATGCCTTTTCAACTTTTGCTGGAACAGCTTCCAATTCTGCCAAATATTCATGGAATTTGGATTGGGACAAGGTGCCTTTTTCTTGCGCCAATTTTAATGCGATCAAGGTTAGCACAGTAATCTGGGTCGTAAATGCCTTGGTGGAAGCTACGCCGATTTCGGGTCCTGCGTGAGTGTAGGCCCCGGCATGGGTCTCCCTTGCAATGGATGAACCTACCACGTTGCAGACTCCAAAAACAAATGCGCCCTTTTCTTTGGCCAATTTGATCGCTGCCAATGTATCGGCGGTTTCGCCGGATTGGGAAATGGCTATCAATACATCTTTTTCGGTTATAACCGGGTTACGGTACCTGAACTCTGAAGCATATTCTACCTCCACCGGTATCCTTGCCATGTCCTCAAAAATATACTCGGCCACCAAACCAGCGTGCCAAGAAGTTCCACAGGCAACTATTATAATCCTATTGGCGTTAAGGAATTTTTCAAGATTTTGGTCTATGCCGGCCATTTTAATGATTCCCTTATCCGCCAACAAACGTCCACGGTATGTATCTTGTATGGCCTTGGGCTGCTCATAGATTTCCTTGAGCATGAAATGATCATAACCTCCTTTTTCAATTTCTTCGAGATTGAGCTGTAGTTCTAAAATGTTAGGATAGGCAATCGCATCGTCCTTAATCTTGCGCATTTTTATTTCCTTTCCTATTCTTACAATCGCCATTTCCTCGTCCTCAAGGTAAACGGCGTTGTTGGTAAATTCAATAAATGGTGAGGCATCCGAAGCGATAAAGTATTCATTATCACCGATTCCTATGGCCAACGGACTTCCCAATTTTGCCACTACGATTTCGTCGGGCTTATTTTTATCAAAAACGGCTATGGCATAGGCACCAACTACTTGGTTCAATGCGATCTGTACCGCTTTCCCCAGTTTTACCCCTTCCTTTTTCTTAACTTCCTCTATCAAGTTGACAAGCACCTCGGTATCGGTATCGGAGTGAAAGGTGTACCCCCGTTTTATAAGTGCCTGTTTTATGGATTCATAGTTTTCTATAATCCCGTTGTGGATGATTACCAATTCTCCTGAGTTGGAATAATGAGGATGGGAGTTTACGTCATTTGGGACCCCATGGGTGGCCCATCTTGTATGACCCAGTCCCAACTTTCCTTTGGTAGGGATAGTAGTTTCGGCCTTGGTTTTTAAATCCTCGACCTTCCCCTTTGTTTTGGCCAAATGGATGTTCTCTCCATCAAAAAGGGTAACCCCGGCACTATCGTACCCTCTATATTCAAGTCTTTGCAAGCCTTTAATAATTATGGGGTAAGCGTCTCTATGACCAATGTAACCAACTATTCCACACATAAGCTTTTTTTTTAGTTAATAACCATTTGGGGGTTAGTCATCAAAATTAAAAGGTATACATTAAAATTGGATATCCTGATTAGTTAAAACGATGAACGTTCAAAAAACCACGGTAAATTTATCCTATTTAGTTGGCCTCGGTGTAGAAGATTTCCAATTTCAGTTTTTTATCCTCAAGCTCGCTGGGCACATTGCTCCCATACAGAACAGTGCCCAATGGGCTCACCGTAGCTGCTACGGGATAATCGATTCCCTGCATATCACTTCCAATTGCTTCCCGAAGTCCAATAATGTTTATATTGGGTGTTAAAGTTAACCCTAACTTGGCATTGGTTGAATCCCGAACTATAATGTTATTGATATGTTCCGTGATACGGATTTTATATTTTACTCCCCGATTATTTTCTTGCTCCAATATACCACCATGATTCAGGAAATATTGTAACGGGTTTGGCCCTGAATTGCCATTAGGACTCTCGTTGGATGCATCGAAAAGGGGACGATTGGTCTCGGCATTGTACAAATAAAGTCGTAGTGGCTCTACAACCGTTTCGCCCACTGCTTCACGATCTACGTAGAACACCAAGTTTGCCTCATTGATCACCCAATTGTTCTGTTTTATCTGGTTGATTATTCCAGAGCCGCCGTTGGCCGTCTCGTCAAACAAACGAATTTCGGCCAATGTAGCACCTCCCTTTACATAAATTCTAGAGGCATTTTCGCCGTTGTCCATGGCATTTAAAGCTTCAGTCGGCAATATCTCGTTTTCAAAAACATTGACGGCATTCCCGGTTACTCCTGTTTGTTGCGAACTCTCCAAAAAATTCAGGACAAAGTCCTTTTCCGCCGTAACGGTTTCTTCTGCCTCGGCATCATAATCATCGTAAGTATAGGTAATGGTAATGTTCGCGCGGGTAAGATCCAACAAAAACATCAGCTCTTCCATATCACTGCCGGTCAAGTGAACGCCCCGTAGGAAATTCTTAAAGTTGGAATCGCTCAAAAGCTCGGACTGACCTTCTTTGTCCAAGATATTTTGTTGGAAAAAATCCGGGTTCAAGGGAATGCGGATACCTGGTGGTATTCTATCATCTACAAGGGTTTGAGACTCGTCCACATCTTCTGTATCGGGATCGTCTTCGGCCATTACAACTGTCTCAATATCATCAATTATCACGGTGTTTTGACCTGAAATGGTAAGCTCTTCACCAATAAAGCTAGAGAAATCCTGATTGGAATAATATTCTTGTGCTTCTTGGAAGTTTGAGTTCGGATCCAAATCCCTAAGAAAGTAATTGGATCTTGAGACCACCAAATCGAAGGTTTGGTTCCTGTCACCATAAATACTGTCCAAATCAAATCTGTTGGGATATATGTTCGGCGTAAAATTATCTTCCGTTCCATCCTCGTCAGGATCAAATGGGTTTGAACCTATTATTCGCTCTTGGTTATCGGAAACCCCATCACCGTCCAAATCAGAATTGGGATCATCGGCATCGTCGCCATTTTCGAACTCATCCGGCACACCGTCTCCATCCCTGTCGGGTGAGGGGGCGGTTAAAAAAGGAATGTTCAGATATACTTCCTTTACCGTTTCATTTTCTTGGTCGTTATCCGGGTCATCCTCATCTGCCTGCGAGATATCACCAAATGTTGGGGAGGTGGTCGATAACTGCAACTGGGATATGATGCTTGCCTTTCTTTGCCCATAAATGGGGTCATTGAAAGTTCCTAGTTGGTATAGGGGCAATCTATTGGTCTGTACAGCAGTGATTCCCTTGTTAAAGGCAAAAACATCGTATGCTACTTTACCTGTGGTAAAAGGTTCTCCTCCAATTACACCTTCACCTATGGTATCAAGTTCCTCTTCACAAGAGACTATTAGTAAAAACAAAGTTCCAACCAGCGCCGAAACCTTGAAAATATTGGAAAATCTCATTCAATCTATTTTAAAACCTCTGTATTATAGAAATTTGTGTATGCCTCTTCGGCTTCCTGAAGGGAAACGTACGGCAATACGGGCACGGAAAGATTGTCGATATGGCTTTTTAGGTCATCGGACAAATCATCCGCGGCTAAAATAACGGCATCGGAATGATCTACGGCAACCTTTAACAAATTATTATACTCGGGCGTGGACAGCGCCGAAATTTCTTTTTTGTCTATACCGTCAAAAGCGATTTTATCGATCATTGTTGCATCCAACTCCCCTTCAAAATCCTTACCATATACGGAGGTAACAATTCTACTCTCGGAGAACAATGGCTCATCGGCATAATATTTTCTCAGGTAAAGCGGCACCATGGAAGCCATCCAACCATGTACGTGGATAATATCCGGGGACCAGTTTAATTTTTTCACCGTTTCCACAACTCCTTTCGCGAAGAAAATGGCGCGCTCATCATTATCGGGGAACAAATTTCCATCAGAATCGGCAAATGTGGCCTTCCTTTTAAAATATTCGTCGTTATCTATAAAGTAGACTTGTATTCTTTCCTTGGGTATGGAAGCCACCTTTATGATCAAGGGCATATCCATGTCGTTGATCACCAGGTTCATCCCCGATAAACGTATTACCTCATGTAATTGATGCCTCCTTTCGTTGATGTTTCCGTACCTTGGCATAAAAATGCGGATCTGGCCACCATTGCTGTTCACCATTCTTGGTGCTTCATACGACATTAAGGAAACTGGATTCTCTGGGAGGTAGGGAACTAATTCAGAAGATACAAACAATACCTTTTTACCATTCATAAACGCTTTCTTTTGTTTATCCGAAAAACATAGCTGCAAAAGTACAAAAATTATGCTGATTAGCTGTATTTATAGTATTTTTGCACCCTTTTGTACCTGTATATGAAGATATTCGACCTTAAAAAAGAACTGAACGCCTTTACCCAAGAGCAGCGAAAAAAAGACTGTAGCATTGGTCTTGTACCCACCATGGGTGCGCTTCACACGGGTCATATCTCCTTGGTAAAAAAAGCACTTTCGGAAAACGACTTGGTGGTAGTGAGCATTTTTGTGAACCCTACCCAGTTCGACAAAAAAGATGATCTGGATAAATACCCTAGAACATTCGAGAAAGATATTGAGCTTTTGAAACAGGTTTCGGACAATATTGTGGTATTTGCCCCCACCGTTGATGAAATTTACGGGGAAAACGTTACTTCCCAATCTTACGAGTTCGATGGGTTGGACAAAGTAATGGAAGGGGAGTTCCGAACTGGACATTTTGACGGTGTAGGCACCATTGTGGAACTTTTTCTAAGGACCGTGGCTCCCGATAGAGCTTATTTTGGCGAAAAAGATTTTCAGCAGTTACAGATTATCCGAAAAATGGCCGAAATAAAAAATTTGCCTTTTCAAATTATTGGCTGCCCCATTGAACGTGAACCGAACGGTCTTGCCATGAGCTCCCGAAACGAAAGACTGTCAAAAGAAACCCGTGAAGAGGCCGGTTTTATTCACACTACGCTGCAAACTGCCAAAGCCGATTTTGGCACGAAAAGTGCAATAAGTATTGTGGATTGGGTAAAGTCAGAGTTTGACCAACACCCTTTGTTTGACCTCGAATATTTTGAAATCGCTGACGAGAACACATTGACCCCAGCCTTAAAAATTCAGGACAACCAAAAATATAGGGCATTTATCGCCGTTTACGCAGACGGTGTTCGCTTAATTGATAATCTAAGATTGAATTGATAATTTTGCACCATGCAAGTAGAAGTCGTAAAATCTAAAATACACCGAGTAAAAGTTACCGGGGCAGACCTTAACTATATAGGTAGCATCACCATAGACGAAGATCTTATGGATGCCGCCAATATTATTAGGGGCGAAAAAGTGCAGATCGTGAACAACAACAACGGTGAACGATTGGAAACTTATGCCATCCCAGGACCGAGAAACTCCGGGGAACTAACATTGAACGGTGCCGCAGCCAGAAAGGTGGCCGTGGGAGACGTATTGATCCTGATCACCTACGCTTGGATGGATATCGAAGAGGCAAAAACATTTAATCCAGCATTGGTTTTCCCCAATGAGGAAACCAATCTACTCCAATAAATTTTGGGCAGATCCCTCAAAAAATTCCTTAAAATATTCGTGCCCATTGCCTTCGGGCTGTTTTTGGTTTGGTACTCCTACAATTCCACCACGCCAGAGGAAAGAAAGCAAATCATTCATTATATTTCCAATGCCAGCCCATTATGGGTGACCATTTCCATTATTATTGGAATATTGAGCCACATTTCACGGGCCATTCGATGGAAATACCTTTTGGAACCCTTGGGGTATCGCCCCAAAACCGTCAACACCATATTTATTGTCCTCATTTCCTATTTTGCCAACTTGGGAATACCCCGTTCAGGTGAAATTTTAAGGGCCACCGCACTCACCACTTACGAGAAGGTCCCTTTTGAAAAAGGATTTGGGACCATAGTTACCGAAAGAGTAATCGATTTGTTAATGCTTTTGACCATAATCATGGTCACTTTAATGCTTCAAACCGATTTTATTCTCGGTTTTATGGAAGAAAGAGGCGTGAATATCATAGGCGCCATCGGAATACTGCTTGTGGGTATTGTCGGACTCTTTTTGGGATCGTACATCATCCGAAAATCCAAATCGCCCTTGGCCATCAAACTCAAGGGATTCCTCAACGGTCTAAAAGAAGGCGTGCTCAGCCTCTTCAAAATGAAAAACAAGTGGCCATTTATTTTCCACACTTTGTTTATCTGGGCAGCCTATTTTGGCATGTTCTGGGTCATAAAATACACCGTGGAAGAAACCATTCCCCTATCCCTTGGCGAATTGTTGGTCGCCTTTGTGGCCGGAGCCTTCGCCATGTCCACAACCAATGGCGGAATAGGTCTTTACCCTATTGCAGTAAGTGCTGCACTGAGCATTTATGGCATCAGCTCCGTTTCCGGGGACGCATTTGGGTGGATCATGTGGATCGCCCAGACGTTTATGGTCGTAGTTTTCGGTACAATATCCTTCCTAGTATTGCCGTTATTGAATAGAAATCGGTAAACCCCGACCGCCTAAATCTTAACCAATGAAAAAATGTCTATTTCTACTGATAGGCTTTACTTGCTTGAACCTTAGCGCTCAAGTAAAAAAGGAGATATTTGAATCCTTCAAACTGCAAGAGCGCAGAGATGTCTCCTACTATTTTCCCGAAGATTATTCCGATGAAAAAACATATCCATTGATCGTGGTTTTGGATGCCGAATACTTGTTCGACCTTGTTGTGGCCAATGTAAAGTTCCAAAGCAGGTTCGATCGCATGCCCGAAGCCATCGTGGTCGGGGTTCACCAACTCCAAAACGATCTTCGCTGGGAAGATTGTGCCTACGAAGAAGTCTCTGGACTGCCCACGGAAAAAGGCAAAATGTTCTACGAATTTTTGGGAACGGAATTGATTCCCTACTTGGCCACCACATACAACATTGCACCCTTTAAAATGTTTGTGGGGTATGATATCACGGCCAATTTTGGCAACTACTTTTTGTTCAAAGACCAATCCTTCTTTAATTCCTATATCAGTATTTCGCCCGTATTGGCCACCGAAATGGAGAGCAGGGTTCCCGCCCGTTT from Flagellimonas oceani encodes the following:
- a CDS encoding glycogen/starch synthase is translated as MNGKKVLFVSSELVPYLPENPVSLMSYEAPRMVNSNGGQIRIFMPRYGNINERRHQLHEVIRLSGMNLVINDMDMPLIIKVASIPKERIQVYFIDNDEYFKRKATFADSDGNLFPDNDERAIFFAKGVVETVKKLNWSPDIIHVHGWMASMVPLYLRKYYADEPLFSESRIVTSVYGKDFEGELDATMIDKIAFDGIDKKEISALSTPEYNNLLKVAVDHSDAVILAADDLSDDLKSHIDNLSVPVLPYVSLQEAEEAYTNFYNTEVLK
- a CDS encoding DUF4270 domain-containing protein — encoded protein: MRFSNIFKVSALVGTLFLLIVSCEEELDTIGEGVIGGEPFTTGKVAYDVFAFNKGITAVQTNRLPLYQLGTFNDPIYGQRKASIISQLQLSTTSPTFGDISQADEDDPDNDQENETVKEVYLNIPFLTAPSPDRDGDGVPDEFENGDDADDPNSDLDGDGVSDNQERIIGSNPFDPDEDGTEDNFTPNIYPNRFDLDSIYGDRNQTFDLVVSRSNYFLRDLDPNSNFQEAQEYYSNQDFSSFIGEELTISGQNTVIIDDIETVVMAEDDPDTEDVDESQTLVDDRIPPGIRIPLNPDFFQQNILDKEGQSELLSDSNFKNFLRGVHLTGSDMEELMFLLDLTRANITITYTYDDYDAEAEETVTAEKDFVLNFLESSQQTGVTGNAVNVFENEILPTEALNAMDNGENASRIYVKGGATLAEIRLFDETANGGSGIINQIKQNNWVINEANLVFYVDREAVGETVVEPLRLYLYNAETNRPLFDASNESPNGNSGPNPLQYFLNHGGILEQENNRGVKYKIRITEHINNIIVRDSTNAKLGLTLTPNINIIGLREAIGSDMQGIDYPVAATVSPLGTVLYGSNVPSELEDKKLKLEIFYTEAN
- the panD gene encoding aspartate 1-decarboxylase; the encoded protein is MQVEVVKSKIHRVKVTGADLNYIGSITIDEDLMDAANIIRGEKVQIVNNNNGERLETYAIPGPRNSGELTLNGAAARKVAVGDVLILITYAWMDIEEAKTFNPALVFPNEETNLLQ
- a CDS encoding lysylphosphatidylglycerol synthase transmembrane domain-containing protein; translation: MGRSLKKFLKIFVPIAFGLFLVWYSYNSTTPEERKQIIHYISNASPLWVTISIIIGILSHISRAIRWKYLLEPLGYRPKTVNTIFIVLISYFANLGIPRSGEILRATALTTYEKVPFEKGFGTIVTERVIDLLMLLTIIMVTLMLQTDFILGFMEERGVNIIGAIGILLVGIVGLFLGSYIIRKSKSPLAIKLKGFLNGLKEGVLSLFKMKNKWPFIFHTLFIWAAYFGMFWVIKYTVEETIPLSLGELLVAFVAGAFAMSTTNGGIGLYPIAVSAALSIYGISSVSGDAFGWIMWIAQTFMVVVFGTISFLVLPLLNRNR
- the panC gene encoding pantoate--beta-alanine ligase; amino-acid sequence: MKIFDLKKELNAFTQEQRKKDCSIGLVPTMGALHTGHISLVKKALSENDLVVVSIFVNPTQFDKKDDLDKYPRTFEKDIELLKQVSDNIVVFAPTVDEIYGENVTSQSYEFDGLDKVMEGEFRTGHFDGVGTIVELFLRTVAPDRAYFGEKDFQQLQIIRKMAEIKNLPFQIIGCPIEREPNGLAMSSRNERLSKETREEAGFIHTTLQTAKADFGTKSAISIVDWVKSEFDQHPLFDLEYFEIADENTLTPALKIQDNQKYRAFIAVYADGVRLIDNLRLN
- the glmS gene encoding glutamine--fructose-6-phosphate transaminase (isomerizing); the encoded protein is MCGIVGYIGHRDAYPIIIKGLQRLEYRGYDSAGVTLFDGENIHLAKTKGKVEDLKTKAETTIPTKGKLGLGHTRWATHGVPNDVNSHPHYSNSGELVIIHNGIIENYESIKQALIKRGYTFHSDTDTEVLVNLIEEVKKKEGVKLGKAVQIALNQVVGAYAIAVFDKNKPDEIVVAKLGSPLAIGIGDNEYFIASDASPFIEFTNNAVYLEDEEMAIVRIGKEIKMRKIKDDAIAYPNILELQLNLEEIEKGGYDHFMLKEIYEQPKAIQDTYRGRLLADKGIIKMAGIDQNLEKFLNANRIIIVACGTSWHAGLVAEYIFEDMARIPVEVEYASEFRYRNPVITEKDVLIAISQSGETADTLAAIKLAKEKGAFVFGVCNVVGSSIARETHAGAYTHAGPEIGVASTKAFTTQITVLTLIALKLAQEKGTLSQSKFHEYLAELEAVPAKVEKALLSNPLVEEISQTYKDSSNCLYLGRGYNFPVALEGALKLKEISYIHAEGYPAAEMKHGPIALIDEQMPVVVIATRKGHYEKVVSNIQEIKSRKGKIIAVVTEGDETVKELADHVIEVPDTSESLSPLLTTIPLQLLSYHIAVMRGCNVDQPRNLAKSVTVE
- a CDS encoding TonB-dependent receptor; translation: MKKLMFVSLMLLSLVTYGQTTVQGKVVDENNDPIPGANVVLVGKAEGTTTDFDGNFTFNTNEAPPFQLQFSSIGFSDFTANVTSNNQTLTITLSEANTMLDEIVISASRTPERIFESPVSVERFGLKEIKNTTAESFYGGLQNLKGVDINTNSLTFQSINTRGFATFANNRFLQLVDGMDNTAPGLNFVLGNLVGMSELDVQSVEILPGASSALYGAGAFNGILFMTSKNPFDFQGISAYAKGGVTTQDAAGSNFYKDFGVRAAHAFSDKIAVKANLSVLTGEDWHANSRMDLNNPGADRSNPGYDGLNVYGDEVSDLINFDDFADLPSGTIGSAVVSRTGYDEADLANYNAESVKADFALHYRPFADDLEVILNSRIGRGTTIYQGANRYAVAGFTMQQHRLEIKNDNFFIRGYIVSENSGDAYDTRFAAINVNRAWKRDTPNPNNPAERSWFGDYIGTYIPTFLGLFQQGTPREEASVQAHAAAREVADEGRLIPGTPEFESAFNKVINDGDLTTGAKFIDKTKFRHVNGNYNIAHLIDDWADIQVGGSFREYELNSQGTIFTDIDGPITYNEYGAYLQVQKKFLDDRLKFTGSARYDKNEFFDGFLSPRVSFAYTLGEERNHNLRVSVQQGFRNPTTQDLFIGLDAGRAILVGSAPDNLDRDVRTLGVSQPGQDAGQPATVEITGRAAYENAFTQSSIGQFQATGDPSVLEEANPSLVQPEEIIAFEAGYRAQVGRFTIDLSGYYNSYSNFIGNEVTIVPLYGTVGDGSLSLSALQNGDVQAYQTYTNSEADINSYGATLGVDTKLGNFDLGVNYTFAELDIDEGRYPDLRTNFNTPKHKVKASFGNAALFKNFGFNVNYRWSDSYFWEASFADGDIPAYTVLDAQVNYSVPSIKSIFKLGGSNLLGDEYYTAIGTGFIGSIYYLSWTINP